A DNA window from Calliphora vicina chromosome 1, idCalVici1.1, whole genome shotgun sequence contains the following coding sequences:
- the LOC135949458 gene encoding solute carrier family 22 member 13, giving the protein MNHTNGPKSSPKVSPKVGQRNLAYISEAPDINHATTQQHTNPPPRAATSPATDIIGDITGDFGVWQIRTILIIFLCKIPASWFMACIIFTAPELYPSTEFVCDSTSLMPNQSISPDQCYVDDAVTGHRRECTQFLYDFNFQSLIMEFDLVCLRDIFVAWTQYWHLFGVLVGGVAATKMMLFISPRNVYFIGQIAQIICGVVTGYARDFSLHCAFRCLSAVCCAIMFTSGQAIFADITSGIYRAGAIILYDTFWSLGVIFLPSLSSFFTSWTHIYLGITFPTLFLTLLLQWTPESPRWLLKNGDDKVINRVADIVREGAAINHRLDKIPEDFLQQLQNLRTKMKSAPAPAKWLELWQGPRAKVHMVAAHLALAAFIINFMGMLLNMRSFGRDYLVPNTVAMGFSEIFGCFLALHFTLKHNKWKWQWAGGFNILAGLLGCLGWLFSSADMNPELKVTLWMIIATIPKAAVSCAQSMILACMHEVMPANKKVPFVFSVVTWARIWLLSAPFVNVLKKIDVAMSLTAYCALSIFGGFFTCLILTPRAPTPAAIEEQGKPRNNNKNASPLAKPVWTTETNVNNTRL; this is encoded by the exons ATGAATCACACAAATGGCCCCAAATCCTCACCTAAAGTCTCTCCCAAAGTGGGCCAACGTAATTTAGCCTATATATCAGAGGCCCCCGACATAAATCATGCAACAACACAGCAACACACAAATCCTCCTCCCAGAGCAGCCACATCTCCTGCTACTGATATAATAGGAGATATTACTGGGGACTTTGGTGTGTGGCAAATCAGAACGATACTCATTATATTCCTGTGTAAAATTCCCGCCTCTTGGTTTATGGCCTGCATTATATTCACCGCTCCCGAACTTTATCCAAGCACGGAGTTTGTTTGTGACTCGACATCTTTAATGCCAAATCAAAGTATTTCCCCGGATCAATGTTATGTAGATGATGCAGTGACGGGTCATCGTCGGGAGTGTACACAATTTTTGTacgattttaattttcaatctcTGATTATGGAATTCGATTTGGTGTGTTTGAGGGATATATTTGTGGCGTGGACCCAGTACTGGCATTTGTTTGGTGTCTTGGTGGGAGGTGTAGCAGCTACCAAAATGATGTTATT CATTAGTCCCCGAAATGTGTATTTTATTGGCCAAATAGCCCAGATTATATGTGGTGTAGTGACGGGTTATGCCAGGGACTTTAGTTTACATTGTGCTTTTCGCTGTTTGTCGGCTGTTTGCTGTGCTATCATGTTTACTTCGGGCCAAGCGATAT TTGCCGACATCACCTCCGGTATTTACCGAGCCGGCGCCATCATACTCTACGATACATTCTGGTCCCTAGGAGTCATCTTTCTACCCTCTCTCTCGTCCTTTTTCACAAGTTGGACTCACATTTATCTCGGCATAACATTCCCTACATTATTCTTAACATTGCTGCTGCAATGGACACCCGAATCTCCACGTTGGCTCTTGAAAAATGGCGATGATAAAGTGATTAATCGTGTAGCGGATATTGTGCGTGAAGGTGCAGCCATAAATCATCGTCTCGATAAAATACCAGAAGATTTTCTACAACAATTGCAGAATTTAAGGACAAAAATGAAATCAGCTCCAGCACCGGCCAAATGGTTGGAATTATGGCAGGGTCCCAGAGCAAAAGTGCACATGGTAGCGGCTCATTTGGCTTTGGCAGCGTTTATTATAAACTTCATGGGCATGTTGCTGAATATGCGATCATTTGGCCGGGATTATTTGGTGCCTAACACTGTGGCGATGG GCTTTTCTGAAATATTTGGCTGCTTTTTGGCCTTACACTTTACTTTGAAGCACAACAAGTGGAAATGGCAATGGGCTGGTGGTTTTAATATATTAGCGGGTCTATTAGGCTGCCTAGGCTGGTTATTTAGTTCGGCAGATA TGAATCCCGAACTAAAAGTCACGTTATGGATGATAATTGCCACCATACCCAAGGCGGCGGTCTCCTGTGCCCAATCCATGATATTAGCCTGCATGCATGAGGTAATGCCGGCCAATAAAAAAGTTCCCTTTGTCTTCTCGGTGGTAACATGGGCACGCATCTGGCTGCTGTCAGCTCCATTTGTTAATGTCCTCAAGAAAATCGATGTAGCCATGTCCTTAACTGCTTATTGTGCTCTAAGTATATTTGGTGGCTTTTTCACCTGTCTTATACTGACACCCCGGGCGCCTACACCTGCCGCCATAGAAGAGCAAGGAAAAcccagaaataataataaaaatgcatcACCACTGGCAAAACCTGTCTGGACAACGGAAACGAATGTAAATAATACTCGTCTTTGA
- the LOC135949233 gene encoding putative fatty acyl-CoA reductase CG5065 — protein sequence MDFYNNAVIFVTGATGFVGKTLLEKLLWSFPQLQCIYMLIREKYNKSAEQRFQEFVQHKIFERVRSAYPERLKKLKFLAGNIERENFGLSNVDKKMLCAEVNIIFHSAATVRFNERLKVAARVNTVATWNLLEMCKDMPLLKSFVYVSTAYCNPGRKYVDEQIYPTLPPVNWKHFVDCTLKIPDEYFNSLANYIKGPHPNTYTFTKSIAEQIVNDYKHLIPIVIVRPSIVTAAHREPYPGWIDNIQGITGIMMEIGKGSISSILGDKNVICDIIPVDFVVNSMILTAPRAIKRTVYISNSTSGATNPITWQQLGNLTLKWSRIYPTKKLLMYPYFKYRKSYFFHDMAVYLLHYIPAILMDISTLLQGGKRRMVLPIAKKFRQACLAGKCFSLNEWIFLNSSRYYFADTVSTGLYASLDWNLQSLNYDTYIRQFVMGIQKYLHHEQMETHGNSNKFKITRLYWSWIFVHTFMILMLLYILFAQFTTGVVALYRCMS from the exons ATGGACTTTTACAATAACGCGGTAATATTTGTAACGG GAGCCACTGGTTTTGTGGGCAAAACATTGTTGGAAAAACTACTTTGGAGTTTTCCTCAACTGCAGTGCATTTATATGCTGATACGCGAGAAATATAACAAAAGTGCTGAGCAACGTTTTCAAGAGTTTGTGCAGCATAAAATCTTTGAGCGCGTAAGATCAGCATATCCAGAGCGTTTGAAAAAGCTGAAATTTTTGGCGGGAAATATAGAGAGGGAAAATTTTG GTCTCAGTAATGTGGACAAGAAAATGTTGTGTGCTGAAGTCAATATTATTTTCCATAGTGCCGCCACGGTGCGTTTCAATGAAAGACTTAAAGTGGCGGCACGTGTTAATACAGTGGCCACTTGGAATCTATTGGAAATGTGTAAAGATATGCCTTTACTAAAG AGTTTTGTATATGTTTCGACAGCCTATTGCAATCCCGGACGCAAATATGTAGATGAGCAAATCTATCCTACTTTACCTCCAGTAAATTGGAAGCATTTTGTTGATTGCACTTTAAAAATACCAGATGAATACTTTAACAGTTTGGCCAACTATATAAAG GGACCCCATCCAAACACTTACACCTTTACCAAATCCATAGCCGAGCAAATAGTCAATGACTACAAACACTTGATACCCATAGTCATAGTCAGGCCCTCCATAGTGACAGCCGCTCATCGTGAACCCTATCCCGGCTGGATAGATAATATACAGGGTATTACCGGCATAATGATGGAAATCGGTAAGGGTTCCATAAGCAGCATTTTGGGAGATAAAAATGTTATATGCGACATAATACCGGTAGATTTTGTGGTCAACTCTATGATATTGACAGCGCCAAGGGCTATAAAAAGAAC AGTTTATATATCCAACTCTACATCGGGTGCCACCAATCCCATTACCTGGCAGCAATTGGGTAACTTAACGCTGAAATGGTCACGCATTTATCCCACCAAGAAACTGCTTATGTATCCCTATTTTAAATATcgcaaaagttattttttccatgACATGGCTGTCTATTTGCTGCACTATATACCGGCCATATTAATGGATATTTCAACACTGTTGCAGGGCGGCAAGCGCCGCATGGTATTGCCCATAGCCAAAAAGTTTAGGCAAGCTTGTTTGGCCG GCAAATGTTTTTCTCTTAACGAATGGATATTTTTGAATAGCAGCCGCTATTATTTTGCCGATACTGTCAGTACAGGCTTATATGCTAGTCTGGATTGGAATTTACAATCCTTGAACTATGACACTTATATACGACAATTTGTTATGGGCATACAAAAGTATTTGCATCATGAACAGATGGAAACACATGGAAATTCGAATAAGTTTAAGATAACCAG atTGTATTGGTCTTGGATTTTTGTGCATACCTTCATGATTTTAATGTTgctgtatattttatttgcccaattcacaactggtgttgtagcgttgtatcgttgtatgtcgtaa
- the LOC135964037 gene encoding uncharacterized protein LOC135964037, whose product MLCDNILFFTDLKTHSISYYKAESPQLGLSISAMTGHNKFALVAFSEVVLRPAVHIIQYPDFAKYAVFSTQKIITFVDIRFNDYDLLLALSGYPHYTLCIWNFRTGQLLVQYDTLKESLSHSLLCSFHHIPQIVQFSKWNREILVWELCYSSSGVDLHEVSKIELSKEFSLSNIDSMCYGEDNNLYVVDNLANVSMVEVAQFYLKPQWSVSDPKEICSSFKYFLLESYKQGLLVYSNEIVYYLRKKLNKWQCEWKLLKVSMPELGLRKCLANNNGEIYASAAIGNLYHLEVLNEEVRMKPINVDQENSIDFVVLKGVKEECLIQLTTKGSLKALQMSCYKQYSKIEIANANTLVAHNVGPFVMVGCSTGKLYFINYLNIREPLEMACIETSQGYPLGSLQLMDKLAVYRTIYYDFYLVKADFYDSKFYEIGPFEHITEKVGICQYFLAENNVIFMFINRDSSSLLPHCNIMSCYQWLADCKNIKLLEYQLPYTYRDVGEVIGLLKNIVEFFAVRLESNIVDYLQFKMDTNELVIVYSLQTNHLSSINGIVGSRNLLTWGVDGTYIHYRSHKKSAKLYAICQILQIKYRPRVVKKVVDCFNAKYLVYMYSLGGLKVMRVASNALTTLENQFINDTPLVIEPQLSTTLAINQITNEVIIEHAPEEVLARAKLLQNIQNIGKEITALIDYDMAVTGKSQGIFKKFCLNHKWLVKLLKEAEKLCEAERSSLEAAIQDQCRIRDWFYFIIMSTNSGISFKIRAIFSNFSLENYGLRQRNDKFSQLFELYRFYDLDTMEVEDSEEGNETRESKEVDELKETTSKKQLNYFEVQGSTYDHIMSEVMAMQELNYVTGNQMYNQDAKIRVLLTDRLKYDFNKKFEDIRQIKSQLMEAILATNSSLIEIYENMNCMLKLLEQEQFKPPLLSKPEWQKDEFVKSILEVDDSEIKAINRRKKKAEIQAAKRGRLLLWAVDFWVQSLVTMMDGVLEKLWQEEIKKNITMPEFLTKKDPTEFNLEDQKALKEYEEKCRVLKQDRKKYLKILTDNEHKINDLKTNYILKLNENVSEMMMLKLKYDFAIKHVRLRNLNTKIMYFKKLQWLNRINMLRKDIDLIAEYIQKYNKLSEFWAKSVEDLRLKVDTLMLKEKSIERQFKAQFLNSIPQHLGPEMTKLFKKRPKSLPKLLNSTLICKELALRVNTKTQPKFPFSLPKDVYEYLEGLNTLDENGNIPVSLETKHWEQFVKLRRQKVEMELKIRAVNLQLADGCAGMNSYSRELANLKSVKVEAARRMHEAQEEYLKLVQNQTLELRLTMGQVELNIMGSLKNLKNCVLMHEDDVSGINTLILKAGQMKLKAMQRVAFFRRQVIYKEWEHKVVSVNIEYLKNMLYVIGKCKVSIEFLNILRNWKKVKADKLKILNSLGLLEKVAEEKLTGFRRQIIRITEKISAVRQQIDEMKQCNKRINRQIDDLKVAVSFAHTNRDFMIEDKKRREQNEKMEKIKRHSNLIETVRRDYVHIMELKTILELQRLRTYPTLGPNPSHCLA is encoded by the exons ACCCACACTACACTCTGTGCATTTGGAATTTTCGCACCGGCCAGCTGCTAGTGCAATACGATACTTTAAAAGAGTCCTTATCGCACTCTCTGCTCTGTTCCTTTCACCACATACCACAAATTGTACAATTTTCGAAATGGAATCGTGAAATATTAGTGTGGGAATTGTGTTATTCCTCCAGTGGGGTGGATTTACATGAAGTTTCGAAAATAGAGCTAAGCAAAGAGTTTAGCTTGAGCAATATAGATAGCATGTGTTATGGCGAggataataatttatatgtggTGGATAATTTGGCAAATGTTTCAATG gtGGAAGTGGCTCAGTTTTACTTAAAGCCTCAGTGGAGTGTAAGCGATCCTAAGGAAATTTGCTCTAGTTTTAAGTATTTCCTGTTGGAGAGTTACAAACAAGGTTTGCTGGTGTATAGTaatgaaattgtttattatttgcgcaaaaaacttaacaaatggCAGTGTGAGTGGAAGCTTTTGAAGGTTTCAATGCCTGAATTGGGACTACGTAAATGTTTGGCGAATAACAATGGTGAAATTTATGCCTCTGCTGCTATAGGTAATCTATATCATTTGGAAGTTTTAAATGAGGAAGTAAGAATGAAACCGATCAATGTTGATCAGGAGAATAGCATAGATTTTGTAGTGCTTAAGGGGGTGAAGGAGGAATGCTTGATACAACTGACCACGAAAGGGAGTTTAAAGGCCTTACAAATGTcttgttataaacaatattcCAAAATAGAAATAGCAAATGCTAATACCTTAGTGGCTCATAATGTGGGACCATTTGTGATGGTGGGCTGTTCCACtggaaaactttattttattaactatttaaatataaGAGAACCTTTGGAAATGGCCTGCATAGAAACTTCACAAGGTTATCCCTTGGGATCTTTACAGCTTATGGATAAATTGGCGGTTTATCGCACTATTTATTATGATTTCTATTTGGTTAAAGCAGACTTCTATGACAGCAAGTTCTATGAAATTGGCCCCTTTGAACATATAACTGAGAAGGTGGGCATTTGCCAATATTTTCTGGctgaaaataatgttattttcATGTTTATCAATCGTGACTCCAGCTCTTTATTGCCTCATTGCAATATTATGAGCTGTTATCAGTGGCTGGCCgattgtaaaaatataaaacttttggaGTATCAGTTGCCCTATACCTATCGAGATGTGGGCGAGGTAATTGGGCTCTTGAAAAATATTGTGGAATTCTTTGCTGTACGTTTGGAATCGAATATTGTGGATTATTTGCAATTCAAAATGGATACCAATGAGTTGGTTATTGTTTATTCTTTGCAGACAAATCATTTGTCTAGCATTAATGGGATAGTGGGCTCCAGGAATCTATTAACCTGGGGTGTTGATGGCACTTATATTCACTATCGTTCGCATAAGAAGTCGGCGAAATTATATGCTATTTGTCAAATACTGCAGATTAAATATAGACCGAGAGTGGTAAAAAAGGTGGTGGATTGTTTTAATGCCAA ATACCTGGTCTACATGTACTCTTTGGGCGGCCTAAAGGTAATGCGTGTTGCCTCCAACGCTTTAACCACCCTTGAAAATCAGTTCATCAATGATACTCCCCTGGTCATAGAACCTCAACTCTCTACAACCCTAGCAATAAATCAAATAACCAATGAAGTTATAATAGAACATGCACCAGAAGAAGTTCTAGCTAGAGCTAAGCTTTtgcaaaatatccaaaatattGGCAAGGAGATAACTGCCCTCATCGACTATGATATGGCGGTGACGGGCAAGTCCCAGGGCATTTTTAAGAAGTTCTGTTTAAATCACAAATGGCTGGTGAAACTGCTAAAAGAAGCTGAAAAACTTTGTGAAGCTGAACGCTCTAGTTTGGAGGCTGCCATCCAGGATCAATGTAGAATAAGAGAttggttttatttcattattatgtcGACAAATAGTGGCATTAGTTTTAAGATTCGAGCCATATTCTCCaacttttctttggaaaattatGGTCTGCGCCAAAGAAATGATAAATTTTCCCAGCTATTTGAATTGTATAGGTTTTATGATTTGGATACGATGGAGGTGGAGGACTCGGAAGAGGGAAATGAAACTAGGGAATCCAAAGAAGTCGATGAACTGAAGGAAACAACCTCTAAAaagcaattaaattattttgaggTTCAGGGCTCAACCTATGATCATATAATGAGTGAGGTAATGGCCATGCAGGAATTAAACTATGTAACCGGCAATCAAATGTATAATCAAGATGCCAAAATTCGGGTGCTACTTACCGATCGCTTGAAATATGATTTCAATAAGAAATTTGAGGATATACGGCAGATAAAAAGCCAGCTAATGGAAGCCATATTGGCCACCAATAGCTCATTAATAGAAATTTATGAAAACATGAATTGCATGCTTAAACTTTTGGAGCAAGAACAATTCAAACCTCCCTTGTTAAGCAAGCCCGAATGGCAAAAGGATGAATTTGTTAAAAGCATTTTGGAAGTAGATGACTCCGAAATAAAAGCCATCAATCGTCGTAAAAAGAAAGCTGAAATACAGGCAGCCAAACGAGGACGTTTGCTATTATGGGCAGTGGATTTCTGGGTGCAATCCTTAGTCACCATGATGGATGGTGTTTTGGAAAAGTTGTGGCAAGAggaaatcaagaaaaacataacaatgccggaatttttaactaaaaaagatCCCACCGAATTTAATCTAGAAGATCAAAAAGCTTTAAAAGAATATGAAGAGAAATGCCGGGTTCTAAAACAAGATcgcaagaaatatttaaaaattctcacCGACAATGAGCACAAGATCAATGATCTGAAAACCAATTATAtacttaaattaaatgaaaatgttagTGAAATGATGATGTTGAAACTGAAATATGATTTTGCCATAAAACATGTGCGCTTAAGGaatttaaataccaaaatcATGTATTTCAAAAAGCTGCAATGGCTTAACAGGATCAATATGTTAAG AAAGGACATTGATTTAATAGcggaatatatacaaaaatataacaaactcTCGGAGTTTTGGGCCAAATCTGTGGAGGATTTACGCCTGAAAGTTGATACTCTAATGCTTAAAGAGAAATCCATAGAACGCCAGTTTAAGGCACAATTTCTTAATAGTATACCCCAGCATTTGGGTCCGGAaatgacaaaattatttaagaaacGTCCCAAAAGTCTGCCCAAACTTTTAAACTCCACTCTTATATGCAAAGAGCTGGCATTGCGTGTTAATACTAAAACCCAACCCAAGTTTCCCTTTTCTTTGCCCAAAGATGTCTATGAATATTTAGAGGGTTTAAATACTTTGGATGAGAATGGCAATATTCCAGTTTCCTTGGAAACCAAACATTGGGAACAATTTGTTAAATTGCGACGCCAAAAAGTGGAAATGGAATTGAAAATAAGAGCTGTCAATTTACAATTGGCAGATGGCTGTGCGGGCATGAATTCATACAGCAGGGAGTTGGCCAATTTGAAGAGTGTCAAAGTGGAAGCAGCTAGAAGAATGCATGAGGCTCAAGAGGAGTAT CTTAAATTGGTACAAAATCAAACTCTGGAATTGCGGTTAACCATGGGCCAGGTGGAATTAAACATCATGGGCTCCTTAAAGAACTTAAAGAATTGTGTTCTAATGCATGAAGATGATGTCAGTGGTATAAACACCTTAATTCTG AAAGCCGGCCAAATGAAACTAAAGGCCATGCAACGGGTAGCCTTCTTTCGCCGCCAGGTCATCTACAAAGAATGGGAGCATAAAGTGGTCAGCGTTAATatagaatatttgaaaaatatgctGTATGTGATAGGAAAATGTAAGGTATCCAtagagtttttaaatattttaagaaattggaAGAAAGTTAAAGCAGATAAGCTGAAAATACTTAATAGCCTGGGTCTGCTGGAGAAGGTGGCCGAAGAGAAACTAACCGGCTTTAGAAGGCAGATAATAAGAat AACGGAAAAGATCTCAGCAGTGCGCCAGCAAATCGATGAAATGAAACAGTGTAATAAGCGAATTAATAGACAAATTGATGATCTCAAGGTGGCGGTATCATTTGCTCATACAAATCGAGACTTTATGATAGAGGACAAGAAGCGTAGagaacaaaatgaaaa AATGGAGAAAATCAAACGTCATAGTAATCTAATAGAGACCGTACGTCGCGATTATGTTCATATAATGGAATTAAAAACTATATTGGAATTGCAGCGTTTGCGTACTTATCCAACACTGGGCCCTAATCCAAGTCACTGTTTGGCTTAA